From Montipora foliosa isolate CH-2021 chromosome 6, ASM3666993v2, whole genome shotgun sequence, a single genomic window includes:
- the LOC138006776 gene encoding hepatocyte nuclear factor 3-gamma-like, producing the protein MSAFSPVSCYEKAPDFYPAVNTMTWPSAVPSPAYDLSPWYSWGLHSAKLSCHGASPTAAVTPLDYTSFWPTVPSLGSCGFLVPSGSSLARSYEKPSQSYIGLIAEAILSSPEKKLVLSDIYSYILTRYPYFRTKGSGWRNSIRHNLSLNDCFIKAGRSPNGKGHFWTICPMYYEDFLHGDYRRRRAGKVIKLDLKPADRLLSDSHRYFAFFSEESKPSVPAQRETVSNSTPPRYEECDREEARNRDVDSITSEPSSPEHDPGRRRSFDVQSLLSAQH; encoded by the coding sequence ATGTCAGCGTTTAGCCCAGTCTCTTGCTATGAGAAAGCGCCTGATTTCTACCCAGCTGTTAACACAATGACGTGGCCCAGTGCTGTACCTTCGCCGGCATATGACTTGTCGCCTTGGTACTCGTGGGGACTTCACTCAGCCAAACTGAGTTGCCATGGAGCTTCACCCACAGCTGCTGTTACTCCTCTGGACTACACGAGCTTTTGGCCAACTGTTCCATCTCTTGGAAGCTGTGGCTTCCTCGTGCCCTCTGGAAGCTCTCTGGCTAGATCGTACGAGAAACCAAGCCAATCCTACATCGGCTTGATCGCGGAAGCGATCCTCAGCTCTCCAGAGAAAAAGCTGGTGTTAAGTGACATTTATAGCTACATTCTGACTCGCTATCCTTACTTCAGGACTAAAGGCAGTGGATGGAGAAACAGCATTCGccacaatctatcgctcaatGATTGCTTCATCAAGGCTGGTCGCAGTCCCAATGGCAAGGGACATTTCTGGACGATTTGTCCGATGTATTACGAAGATTTTTTGCACGGAGACTACCGCAGGAGAAGAGCTGGAAAGGTGATCAAATTAGACTTGAAACCAGCTGATCGCCTCCTTAGCGATTCACATCGTTATTTCGCATTCTTTAGTGAGGAATCGAAACCCAGTGTTCCCGCCCAACGCGAAACCGTTTCGAATTCAACACCACCGAGATACGAGGAATGCGATCGCGAAGAAGCAAGGAACAGGGATGTGGACTCCATAACGAGCGAACCCTCTTCGCCAGAACACGACCCGGGAAGAAGACGAAGCTTCGACGTACAGAGCTTACTTTCGGCGCAACATTAA